One genomic segment of Vibrio agarivorans includes these proteins:
- a CDS encoding tyrosine-type recombinase/integrase: MAEVQAVKSRETIKLISHLLEIRHSKQMADIWNVGLNLALRISDLLSIKFSDIDEDKLTIREQKTGKTAQIILNPKSQEIIHRIKEENPHHIYLFQSYRNQQAINKPASPLSRRSVSKAFASVGEEVKLPLGTHSMRKTRGYHLYQSTKDIARVMRMLRHSSEGITLRYIGVTQDDIDNDFRELVL; this comes from the coding sequence ATGGCAGAAGTACAAGCGGTCAAAAGTCGCGAGACTATCAAGCTCATCAGCCACCTTTTAGAAATACGGCATAGTAAGCAAATGGCCGACATCTGGAATGTCGGTTTGAATCTAGCCCTGCGTATATCTGATTTACTGTCGATTAAGTTCAGTGACATCGACGAAGACAAACTGACTATTCGAGAGCAAAAAACAGGTAAGACTGCACAGATCATCTTAAACCCCAAAAGCCAGGAGATCATCCATCGCATCAAAGAGGAGAACCCTCACCACATCTACTTGTTCCAGTCATACCGGAATCAACAAGCCATCAATAAACCAGCATCACCACTTAGCCGACGCTCAGTAAGCAAAGCCTTCGCATCTGTAGGTGAAGAAGTGAAACTGCCGCTCGGTACGCACTCCATGCGTAAAACACGGGGTTACCACCTTTACCAAAGCACCAAGGACATCGCCCGAGTAATGCGTATGCTTCGCCATAGCTCTGAGGGTATCACCCTGCGATATATCGGTGTAACCCAAGATGACATCGACAATGACTTTAGGGAGTTAGTCTTATGA
- the radC gene encoding RadC family protein — protein MHSSPCFNYHQSTPTELHEILETAASMLAAKYARQGSFANPEASKQFLQMKLAHYDKEVFAVMLLDNQNRLIRFEELFTGTIDAASIYPREVVKLALDANAAAVIFGHNHPSGVPEPSLSDRRITSRLCDALALIDVRVLDHIVVGEQCVSFAERGWL, from the coding sequence ATGCACTCATCACCCTGTTTTAACTATCACCAAAGCACCCCTACCGAGTTACATGAAATTTTAGAAACAGCCGCATCTATGCTAGCTGCTAAATATGCTCGTCAAGGTTCGTTCGCTAATCCTGAAGCCAGTAAGCAATTCCTGCAAATGAAACTTGCTCATTACGACAAAGAAGTCTTTGCTGTGATGCTACTGGATAATCAAAATCGACTAATACGCTTTGAAGAGCTGTTTACTGGCACCATTGATGCTGCAAGCATCTACCCTAGAGAAGTCGTAAAGCTAGCTTTAGATGCTAATGCCGCTGCTGTAATCTTTGGTCACAATCACCCATCAGGAGTACCCGAACCTTCCCTGTCTGATAGAAGAATAACCTCTCGCTTATGTGATGCACTCGCTCTGATTGACGTTAGAGTGTTAGACCATATCGTAGTCGGTGAGCAGTGCGTATCTTTCGCTGAGCGAGGCTGGCTATGA
- a CDS encoding type I restriction-modification system subunit M, with translation MNKNKLEDLLWGAAEFLRGQIDASDYKQYVFPLLFFKRLSDVYLEEYNEALELHEGDTEYAAMSMYHRFDIPEEASWEKVRNTSKDIGEAIQNALRLIEAKNERLHGVFGDAQWTNKERLPDHLLSDLIQHFSKIPLGIKSVAQDDLGEAYEYLIKKFADDSGHTAAEFYTNRTVVHLMTRIMKLKPGESAYDPTCGTGGMLLNAVMDLRSQGEEWRGVHLYGQEVNLLTSAIARMNMFLHDIEEFDVMRGDTLGDPKFIENDQLKQFDVIFANPPYSIKKWNREKFAADPYGRNMYGVPPQGCADYGFYTHIIKSLNPDTGRAAMLWPHGVLFRDSEQAIRKQVIESDIIEAVIGLGPNLFYNSPMESCVVVLNCNKPIERKNKILFINGVEHVTRERAHSRLSDNDLDVLCEAYFKPDNQSDITALVDLNTISENQYNLSIPLYVKAKVSEEVHDIEHAIESWKMSRVQLKKQTNKLFNSLAKLGYEVMNDD, from the coding sequence ATGAACAAAAACAAACTAGAAGACCTACTGTGGGGCGCTGCCGAGTTCCTGCGTGGCCAAATTGATGCGTCTGATTACAAGCAATACGTCTTCCCATTGCTGTTCTTTAAGCGTCTATCGGATGTATATCTAGAAGAGTATAACGAAGCGCTAGAGCTGCACGAGGGTGACACTGAGTACGCCGCGATGTCAATGTATCACCGTTTCGATATTCCTGAAGAAGCTAGCTGGGAGAAAGTTCGCAATACCAGTAAAGACATTGGTGAAGCGATTCAAAATGCACTGCGTTTGATTGAAGCAAAGAATGAACGACTACATGGTGTATTTGGTGATGCGCAGTGGACCAACAAAGAGCGCTTGCCTGACCACCTGTTGTCAGATCTTATTCAGCACTTTAGTAAAATACCACTAGGTATTAAATCTGTTGCTCAAGATGACTTAGGTGAGGCTTACGAGTACCTGATTAAAAAGTTTGCTGACGATTCAGGTCACACTGCTGCCGAGTTCTATACCAATCGTACTGTTGTGCATTTGATGACCCGTATTATGAAGCTTAAGCCTGGCGAGAGTGCGTATGATCCAACCTGTGGTACAGGGGGTATGCTGTTAAATGCTGTTATGGATTTACGCTCTCAAGGTGAAGAGTGGCGCGGTGTTCATTTGTACGGTCAAGAAGTGAATCTGCTAACTTCTGCCATTGCACGTATGAACATGTTCCTACACGACATTGAAGAGTTCGATGTTATGCGTGGTGATACCTTAGGCGACCCCAAGTTTATTGAGAATGATCAGCTTAAACAGTTTGATGTTATTTTCGCTAACCCGCCGTATTCCATTAAAAAATGGAACCGTGAAAAGTTCGCCGCTGACCCGTATGGGCGCAATATGTACGGTGTGCCACCACAAGGTTGTGCTGATTACGGCTTCTATACCCATATCATTAAAAGCTTAAACCCCGATACTGGCCGTGCGGCTATGCTTTGGCCTCATGGTGTGTTGTTCCGTGATTCTGAGCAAGCGATCCGTAAACAGGTGATTGAATCTGACATCATCGAAGCGGTAATAGGACTTGGCCCGAATCTGTTCTACAACTCGCCAATGGAATCGTGTGTGGTGGTGCTTAACTGCAATAAGCCTATTGAGCGCAAAAACAAGATTCTCTTTATCAACGGTGTAGAACATGTAACCCGCGAGCGTGCTCACAGCCGCTTATCTGATAATGATTTAGATGTGCTTTGTGAAGCTTATTTCAAACCAGACAACCAAAGTGATATTACTGCGCTGGTTGATTTAAACACAATCAGTGAAAACCAATACAACTTATCTATTCCACTTTACGTGAAAGCGAAGGTTAGTGAGGAAGTACATGATATCGAACATGCTATTGAGTCATGGAAAATGAGCCGAGTACAACTTAAGAAGCAAACTAACAAACTATTTAATAGCCTCGCGAAGTTAGGTTACGAGGTAATGAACGATGACTGA
- a CDS encoding DUF2787 domain-containing protein produces the protein MSQTKPHQLLVRYLNALTKQLDIPSFANRIALNFRVSSYYRDRCGFHPVEIQLYRTSDQLNDHPWHIVFVTSFAYPDEQASKVDVELYFNFLRGWFYQPDIQHCEIHQPQVTELYKSYERAFLAQVRNGSFDDIQATLVDINTPTHTSIQSS, from the coding sequence ATGAGTCAAACTAAGCCGCATCAGCTCTTAGTGAGGTATCTCAATGCTCTGACTAAGCAATTAGACATCCCAAGTTTTGCAAACCGAATCGCCCTTAATTTTCGTGTATCAAGCTATTACCGAGACCGTTGTGGATTTCACCCTGTTGAGATACAGCTGTATCGCACTAGCGACCAATTAAATGACCACCCTTGGCATATCGTCTTTGTCACCAGCTTTGCTTATCCAGATGAGCAAGCCTCAAAAGTAGACGTTGAGCTCTACTTCAACTTCCTTCGTGGATGGTTTTATCAACCGGATATTCAACACTGTGAAATCCACCAGCCTCAAGTGACCGAGTTATATAAGAGCTATGAGCGTGCTTTCTTAGCACAAGTCCGAAATGGCTCATTTGACGATATCCAAGCAACGCTTGTTGATATCAACACGCCCACTCACACATCCATTCAATCTAGTTAA
- a CDS encoding DUF2787 domain-containing protein, whose protein sequence is MPNETQSQMIQFQPCCLPVSNRLCNAIDKHIQQAHPSPLSSNSLTINFRDSNYGAESGGYHPVEIRVQRDEAQQWHFCYITDFAYCGGPYPELEVEIDFNIEQNSFRQMFLAPSPLNKHEVTEFYKVWESNFLEYLSDGAFDQIEVSA, encoded by the coding sequence ATGCCAAATGAAACCCAGAGCCAAATGATTCAATTCCAGCCTTGTTGTTTACCTGTTTCCAATCGCTTATGCAACGCTATCGATAAACACATTCAGCAAGCGCATCCATCCCCACTCTCATCCAACTCTTTAACCATTAACTTTCGTGACTCCAATTACGGTGCTGAAAGCGGCGGTTATCACCCAGTCGAGATAAGAGTTCAACGCGACGAAGCGCAACAGTGGCACTTCTGTTATATCACTGACTTTGCCTATTGCGGTGGCCCCTACCCCGAGCTAGAGGTTGAAATCGATTTTAATATTGAACAGAACAGCTTTCGACAAATGTTTCTCGCCCCTAGTCCACTGAACAAACATGAAGTGACCGAGTTCTACAAAGTGTGGGAAAGCAACTTTCTAGAGTACCTATCTGACGGAGCATTCGATCAAATCGAGGTTTCAGCCTGA
- a CDS encoding Kiwa anti-phage protein KwaB-like domain-containing protein, giving the protein MQEKLQVLEGIQGIDFDALSVRLWVVKKSTKAGKHSYRVLSASISGLDSDLASTLRKFFCGVENHVEPIRELSAYCALTVDTDEDRALVHSVMDTDFSTVIEKIRLGADNEPVTNINEFHNAWALVVEFTLGEHKFFAFSKVKGGWNLKRVSTVSSWTFADGDFKKIDVGNTFSFRDYFDFVSYGDDVFIRDKANYELGLNIREGLEAKRDLLVDALAENGIITSVDDLKIAIGSNKTLLRRLVAAEETRYFEDQQFIEDMKLIIAEHQWRIDVDDDGKFIVDENNIDLFLKLINDKRFISLIKKQMVDADRVEIVATESNG; this is encoded by the coding sequence ATGCAAGAAAAGTTGCAAGTTTTAGAGGGTATTCAAGGGATTGATTTTGATGCACTCTCTGTTAGGTTGTGGGTGGTTAAAAAAAGCACTAAGGCGGGAAAGCACTCATACAGAGTTCTTAGCGCCTCAATTAGTGGCTTAGACTCAGATTTAGCCTCAACGTTGCGTAAGTTTTTTTGTGGCGTAGAAAATCATGTAGAGCCAATTCGAGAATTATCAGCCTACTGCGCTCTAACAGTCGATACTGATGAGGACAGAGCTCTGGTTCACTCTGTAATGGACACTGATTTTTCCACTGTTATAGAGAAGATACGCTTAGGAGCAGATAATGAGCCAGTTACAAATATTAATGAGTTTCATAATGCCTGGGCGTTAGTCGTAGAGTTTACCCTCGGCGAGCATAAGTTTTTTGCCTTTTCTAAGGTCAAGGGGGGCTGGAACCTGAAAAGGGTCTCGACAGTTTCCAGTTGGACGTTTGCGGATGGTGACTTTAAAAAAATTGATGTTGGAAATACTTTCTCGTTTAGAGATTATTTTGATTTTGTTTCATATGGTGACGATGTCTTTATCCGTGATAAGGCAAACTATGAGCTAGGGTTAAATATCCGAGAGGGTCTTGAAGCCAAGCGCGACCTTCTAGTGGATGCTCTTGCTGAGAACGGCATTATTACCTCAGTTGACGACTTGAAAATAGCAATAGGGTCCAATAAAACGCTCTTACGTAGGTTAGTTGCAGCGGAAGAAACACGTTACTTTGAAGACCAACAGTTCATTGAAGATATGAAACTGATCATTGCAGAGCATCAATGGAGGATCGACGTCGATGATGATGGTAAGTTTATCGTTGACGAGAATAATATCGATTTATTCTTGAAGTTAATCAATGATAAACGCTTTATATCGTTGATTAAGAAGCAAATGGTAGATGCAGATCGGGTTGAAATTGTGGCAACAGAAAGCAACGGTTAA
- a CDS encoding AlpA family transcriptional regulator, with amino-acid sequence MRLIKLKEVIAVTGLSRSSIYKYMDERQFPQSVSLGERSVAWVEEEVQDWILERIAERDQQAG; translated from the coding sequence ATGAGATTAATCAAACTAAAAGAAGTCATCGCAGTAACAGGCCTATCACGTTCATCCATCTATAAGTACATGGATGAAAGGCAGTTTCCACAGTCTGTTTCGTTAGGTGAACGTTCGGTTGCTTGGGTTGAAGAGGAGGTCCAAGATTGGATCTTGGAAAGAATAGCTGAGCGAGATCAGCAAGCAGGATAA
- a CDS encoding restriction endonuclease subunit S — protein MTDKQTVKFGDICKEVKLTTKDPIGDGYERYIGLEHLDSGSLKIKRWGMIADDSPSFTRVFKKGQILFGKRRPYLKKAAIAEFDGICSSDIIVLEPTSNLPYPRLLPFLVQSDGFWDWAVKTSSGSLSPRTKYKDLAEYRLKLGDEKSQRVMLKVLDDIESYQDLIDGELKAANELRGAIELDLLGSLVSYQIAAKKGYTPLSKLGEFKNGINKGKESFGRGNNFVNLDDVFAADVLSEAPKGLVECSESELTSYSMTKGDILFVRSSVKPSGVAKTTLITNNLDKTVYSGFLIRFRPHNSEYSEFLNFLFNSKVFKHRISAFVTVSANSNINQKSLEIQQIMLPSVARAKEISSLLRSASSVIDILNEKLNSIRKVQKSILNS, from the coding sequence ATGACTGATAAGCAAACTGTAAAATTCGGCGATATCTGTAAAGAGGTAAAGTTAACGACTAAAGACCCGATTGGTGATGGTTACGAGCGTTACATTGGCCTTGAACACTTAGATTCTGGTTCGTTAAAAATAAAACGTTGGGGGATGATTGCTGATGATTCACCTAGCTTTACCCGAGTGTTTAAAAAGGGACAGATACTCTTTGGAAAACGTCGTCCCTACTTGAAGAAAGCAGCGATTGCTGAATTTGATGGTATATGTTCGAGTGACATCATTGTTTTGGAGCCGACATCAAACTTACCATATCCTCGTTTACTTCCATTCTTGGTTCAAAGTGATGGTTTTTGGGATTGGGCAGTTAAAACATCTTCTGGTTCTCTTTCGCCTCGAACCAAATATAAAGACTTGGCTGAGTATAGACTCAAACTAGGTGACGAAAAAAGTCAACGAGTCATGCTGAAGGTTCTTGATGATATTGAATCATATCAAGACCTTATAGATGGTGAGTTAAAGGCTGCGAACGAACTTAGAGGTGCTATAGAGTTAGATTTATTGGGCAGTTTAGTCAGTTATCAAATCGCGGCCAAGAAAGGCTACACCCCTTTGTCTAAACTAGGTGAATTCAAAAATGGAATAAACAAAGGGAAGGAGTCTTTCGGTAGAGGAAATAATTTTGTGAACTTAGACGATGTCTTTGCAGCAGATGTTCTAAGTGAGGCACCTAAAGGTTTAGTTGAGTGTTCTGAGAGTGAGCTAACTAGTTACTCTATGACAAAGGGGGACATTTTGTTTGTAAGATCTTCAGTTAAACCAAGTGGAGTTGCAAAAACGACATTGATTACAAATAACCTAGATAAAACTGTCTATTCAGGCTTTTTAATAAGATTTAGACCTCATAACTCCGAATATTCAGAGTTTTTGAACTTCCTATTCAACAGTAAAGTATTTAAGCATAGGATTTCTGCTTTTGTTACAGTTAGTGCAAATTCTAACATTAACCAAAAGTCACTCGAAATCCAACAAATAATGCTCCCTTCAGTGGCAAGGGCAAAGGAAATATCTAGCCTTTTACGTAGTGCTTCGTCGGTAATAGATATTTTGAATGAAAAATTGAACAGTATCAGAAAAGTGCAAAAGTCCATATTAAATAGTTGA
- a CDS encoding helix-turn-helix transcriptional regulator, with the protein MSKTTHVSTRQHMVLALELYKRIPYGHKVTASELKAHLEEVGIHRDIRTIQRNLDVLLEYFDIERDDRDKPYGYQRKQHKALIGFTIHEALLLCLAESHIHYLIPPNVSNTLHTLFEDANYRLRSLAQDSKESQWLKKVVFQNTAKLSKNISADIYAVIGQGLYHNRWLSLQCGTKESPHRKNVMPLGLVQQSNTLMLVCYKQGAKNTTFIDIGQVHKATLSTFIFGYPRDFDLHHELTAYARKYCDSYTIEFTITKQAGEHLYHAPLSEDQRILDQCSLLHVTATVSNTLPFMAWLEAHKKHITSVKKVTLPSIDRSQPQSRPSSTLS; encoded by the coding sequence ATGAGTAAAACGACTCATGTGAGCACTCGCCAGCATATGGTTCTCGCTCTAGAGCTCTATAAGCGCATTCCTTATGGGCACAAAGTCACCGCCTCCGAACTTAAAGCACACTTAGAAGAAGTCGGTATTCATCGTGATATTCGAACTATTCAACGCAACCTTGATGTGTTGCTCGAATACTTTGATATTGAACGCGATGATCGTGATAAGCCCTATGGCTACCAACGAAAACAGCATAAAGCGCTTATTGGATTCACCATTCACGAAGCATTACTGCTATGCTTGGCTGAGTCTCATATTCATTACTTAATCCCTCCAAACGTATCAAACACTCTTCATACTTTGTTCGAAGACGCAAACTATCGCCTCAGATCGCTAGCTCAAGATTCAAAAGAATCTCAATGGCTCAAAAAAGTGGTCTTCCAGAACACTGCTAAGTTAAGCAAGAATATCAGTGCTGATATCTATGCTGTCATAGGCCAAGGACTCTACCACAATCGCTGGTTAAGCCTGCAATGTGGTACGAAAGAGAGCCCACATCGAAAAAATGTCATGCCTTTGGGCCTTGTACAGCAAAGTAATACATTGATGTTGGTGTGTTATAAACAAGGAGCAAAAAACACGACTTTTATTGATATTGGCCAAGTACACAAAGCAACACTGTCAACGTTCATATTCGGCTACCCTCGTGATTTTGATCTGCATCATGAACTTACGGCATACGCTCGCAAGTATTGCGACAGTTACACGATTGAGTTCACCATTACCAAACAAGCGGGAGAACACCTCTACCATGCTCCGCTTTCTGAAGATCAACGCATCTTAGATCAATGTTCGCTCTTACATGTGACTGCGACGGTTTCAAATACATTGCCATTTATGGCCTGGCTAGAGGCACACAAAAAGCATATCACTAGTGTCAAGAAGGTAACATTGCCATCGATAGACAGGTCTCAACCTCAATCTCGACCATCAAGCACTCTAAGCTAA
- a CDS encoding type I restriction-modification system subunit M, whose protein sequence is MTLINLKDLEAHLWHAAHIITGPIDASDYKTYIFPILFFKRICDVYDEEFEDAMEQVGDEELAKGDMFHRIQIPANCHWKDVFAETKDIGQALKDSFRGIELENPQLHGIFGDASWTNKERLSDELLSTLLNHFNKVNLGVSSVRNDDMGRAYEYLIKRFADKANKKAGEFYTPRTIVRLMVNILDPQANESVYDPACGTGGMLLETIHHVKESGGDPRLLKIKGQEKNLTTEAIARMNLFLHGQEDFEIVRGDTLRDPKFLKNDRLEDFDCVIANPPFSLKEWGHDYWTSDPYGRASFGLAPKTNGDFAWVQHMFASLNDKGRMAVVLPHGVLFRGGAEGKIRTKLLKENRIVAVIGVASNLFYGTGIPACILVLRKARPEKHKDHVLIVNAEEIFTKGRAQNTLSEPQADEIYDIYQNMRTKGPKADDVEGVARWVPHSEIEENDFNLNIARYVQKPLEEETITVEEALKDFQQKLVALETAEQELEALLIKEGFEI, encoded by the coding sequence ATGACATTAATAAATCTCAAAGACTTAGAAGCGCACCTTTGGCATGCGGCCCACATCATTACGGGGCCTATTGACGCTTCAGACTACAAAACCTACATCTTCCCAATCCTATTCTTTAAGCGCATCTGTGATGTTTACGATGAAGAGTTCGAAGACGCGATGGAGCAAGTGGGTGATGAAGAGCTTGCGAAAGGCGATATGTTTCACCGCATCCAAATTCCAGCTAATTGCCATTGGAAAGATGTATTTGCAGAAACCAAGGATATCGGCCAAGCCCTAAAAGATTCATTCCGTGGCATTGAGCTAGAAAACCCACAGCTGCATGGCATTTTTGGTGACGCGAGTTGGACGAACAAAGAGCGCCTATCAGACGAACTGCTATCGACACTACTCAACCATTTCAACAAGGTTAACCTTGGCGTTTCGAGTGTGCGTAATGATGATATGGGCCGTGCTTACGAATACCTTATCAAGCGCTTTGCTGATAAAGCAAACAAGAAAGCAGGTGAGTTCTATACGCCACGTACCATTGTTCGTCTTATGGTCAATATTCTAGACCCACAAGCTAATGAAAGTGTTTATGACCCGGCTTGTGGTACAGGTGGTATGCTGCTTGAAACCATCCACCATGTTAAAGAGAGCGGTGGTGACCCACGTCTTCTAAAAATCAAAGGTCAAGAGAAGAACCTGACTACCGAAGCCATTGCTCGAATGAACTTGTTCCTACACGGGCAAGAAGACTTTGAAATTGTGCGTGGTGATACGCTTCGTGACCCCAAGTTCCTAAAAAATGACCGACTAGAAGATTTTGACTGCGTAATCGCAAACCCACCATTTAGCTTAAAAGAGTGGGGACATGATTATTGGACAAGTGATCCTTATGGCCGTGCAAGTTTTGGCCTAGCACCAAAAACCAACGGAGATTTTGCTTGGGTTCAGCATATGTTTGCTTCATTGAATGATAAAGGGCGCATGGCAGTAGTGCTGCCACATGGTGTACTTTTCCGTGGTGGAGCAGAAGGCAAAATTAGGACCAAGCTATTAAAAGAGAACCGCATTGTGGCGGTAATCGGTGTGGCATCAAACCTGTTCTACGGCACGGGCATTCCTGCTTGTATTCTCGTGTTGCGTAAAGCAAGACCAGAAAAGCATAAAGACCATGTCCTGATTGTGAATGCGGAAGAGATCTTTACTAAAGGTCGTGCGCAAAACACTTTGTCAGAGCCTCAAGCTGATGAAATTTACGACATCTATCAAAACATGCGCACCAAAGGCCCTAAGGCAGACGACGTTGAAGGTGTTGCACGTTGGGTACCACATAGCGAGATTGAAGAGAACGATTTCAACTTGAACATCGCTCGTTATGTACAAAAGCCGCTAGAAGAAGAAACCATTACCGTAGAAGAAGCGTTGAAAGACTTCCAGCAAAAGCTAGTAGCCTTAGAAACGGCTGAACAGGAGCTTGAAGCTTTGTTGATCAAGGAAGGTTTTGAAATATGA
- a CDS encoding JAB domain-containing protein — MVIGHPSVVPEPSQSGKRITTRLCDELTLIDVRTLHHIVVGEQCLSRKVATVSSIET; from the coding sequence ATGGTCATTGGCCACCCATCAGTAGTACCCGAACCTTCCCAATCAGGCAAACGAATTACAACACGCTTATGTGATGAGCTCACTCTTATTGACGTTAGAACGCTGCATCATATCGTAGTCGGTGAGCAGTGCTTATCCAGAAAAGTCGCTACTGTGTCTAGCATAGAAACATAA
- the mads1 gene encoding methylation-associated defense system helix-turn-helix domain-containing protein MAD1, with protein sequence MVDQILTLKEVAAYLKLAEKTAYRLASEGKLPGFKVGGSWRFKREDLEAWIEENKSKQ encoded by the coding sequence ATGGTAGACCAAATTTTGACCTTGAAAGAGGTGGCTGCTTACCTAAAGTTGGCCGAAAAAACAGCATATAGATTAGCAAGCGAAGGAAAGCTTCCTGGTTTCAAAGTCGGCGGTTCTTGGCGTTTCAAACGTGAAGACCTTGAAGCGTGGATAGAAGAGAATAAGAGCAAGCAATGA
- a CDS encoding JAB domain-containing protein yields the protein MKLAHHDKEVFGIILLDNQNQLICFEQLFTGTIALLISIPERLLKLALELMRCYGHWPPISSTRTFPIRQTNYNTLM from the coding sequence ATGAAACTGGCACACCATGATAAAGAGGTGTTTGGAATCATACTACTCGACAATCAAAACCAACTGATCTGCTTCGAACAGCTGTTTACTGGCACTATAGCCCTATTGATATCAATCCCAGAGAGGTTGTTAAAGCTAGCTTTAGAGCTAATGCGCTGCTATGGTCATTGGCCACCCATCAGTAGTACCCGAACCTTCCCAATCAGGCAAACGAATTACAACACGCTTATGTGA
- a CDS encoding transposase, whose product MIKGIFSLPLSALQGFIDSIFTLMNVPLRSPNYTSISMHLKTVPVKYRFVAQFDVTKSRSYDVID is encoded by the coding sequence ATGATTAAAGGGATATTCTCTCTCCCGTTAAGTGCACTTCAAGGTTTTATCGACTCCATATTTACTTTGATGAATGTCCCGTTACGCTCCCCTAACTACACCAGTATTAGCATGCATTTAAAGACCGTCCCGGTAAAATACCGCTTTGTCGCGCAATTCGATGTAACCAAATCAAGAAGCTACGATGTGATCGACTAA
- a CDS encoding IS256 family transposase, which produces MDKKALEAFAKEAAKGIKTPDDLTEFSQMLKKITVEAALNAEMEEHLGYEKHKPSKSQNSRNGKSTKRVKTEDGEFELDTPRDRLGSFDPKLVKKHQTRFTSMDDKILWLYAQGMSTRDIVNAFDEWYGAEISPSLVSRVTNAVMEEIVEWQSRPLDAIYPIVYLDCIVVKIRQDKRIINKSIFLALGINTDGQKELMGMWIAENEGAKFWLSVLTELNQRGVEDILIACVDGLKGFPDAINTVFPQTHIQLCIVHMVRNSLKYVSWKDYKAVTADLKRVYRSATEDEALLELERFGEVWDSQYPQISKSWRNHWQNLNTLFSYPEDIRRAIYTTNAIESLNSVIRKALKKRKIFPNDEAATKMVYLAIKDASKKWTMPIQNWRQAMSRFIIEFEERLEKHIN; this is translated from the coding sequence ATGGATAAGAAAGCACTTGAAGCTTTTGCTAAAGAAGCTGCAAAGGGAATTAAAACTCCCGATGACTTAACTGAGTTCAGCCAGATGCTCAAAAAGATCACTGTTGAGGCGGCGCTCAACGCTGAAATGGAAGAGCATCTTGGCTACGAAAAGCACAAACCCTCAAAATCCCAAAATAGCCGTAATGGAAAGAGCACCAAGCGTGTAAAAACAGAAGACGGCGAATTTGAACTCGATACCCCTCGCGACCGTCTTGGTTCTTTTGACCCCAAGTTAGTCAAAAAGCATCAAACACGATTTACCTCTATGGATGACAAGATCTTGTGGCTTTATGCGCAGGGCATGAGCACACGCGATATAGTGAATGCTTTTGACGAGTGGTACGGAGCAGAGATATCACCCAGCCTAGTTTCGCGCGTCACAAATGCAGTGATGGAGGAAATCGTGGAGTGGCAATCTAGGCCGCTTGATGCCATCTATCCTATCGTTTACCTCGACTGCATTGTGGTCAAAATCCGCCAAGACAAACGCATTATCAATAAATCGATCTTCCTTGCTTTAGGCATTAACACCGATGGTCAGAAAGAACTCATGGGCATGTGGATAGCCGAAAATGAGGGGGCTAAGTTTTGGCTGAGCGTTCTAACCGAACTCAATCAACGTGGCGTTGAAGATATTCTTATCGCGTGTGTCGATGGCTTGAAGGGTTTTCCCGATGCGATCAACACCGTCTTCCCGCAAACACATATTCAGCTTTGCATCGTCCATATGGTGCGGAACTCATTGAAGTATGTGTCTTGGAAGGACTACAAGGCGGTCACAGCCGACCTGAAGCGAGTGTATCGCTCAGCTACCGAAGATGAGGCTCTACTTGAACTGGAGCGCTTTGGTGAAGTCTGGGATAGCCAGTATCCGCAAATCTCCAAGTCTTGGCGCAATCACTGGCAAAATCTCAACACCCTTTTTAGCTACCCAGAAGATATTCGTAGAGCTATTTACACGACCAATGCAATTGAGTCCCTCAATAGCGTGATCCGCAAGGCACTTAAAAAGCGTAAGATCTTCCCGAATGATGAGGCCGCAACCAAAATGGTATATCTAGCAATCAAAGACGCCAGTAAGAAATGGACAATGCCTATTCAAAACTGGCGCCAAGCTATGAGTCGGTTTATTATCGAGTTCGAGGAACGCCTGGAGAAACATATTAACTAA